A window of Natrinema versiforme contains these coding sequences:
- a CDS encoding Htur_1727 family rSAM-partnered candidate RiPP, whose amino-acid sequence MVEKARRSAVESDERGNPTRQWEVFVREEAGDPMRHVGSVAAASGTEAHEHASRLFGWYAADVWLCPAEEVERYSTRGLADDAAERSDEAGGDDDDGDGDGEADDESEEPRVYKETAGASEVNSL is encoded by the coding sequence ATGGTCGAGAAAGCACGCCGGTCGGCGGTCGAGAGCGACGAACGAGGGAACCCGACTCGGCAGTGGGAGGTCTTCGTCCGAGAGGAGGCGGGCGACCCGATGCGCCACGTCGGCAGCGTTGCCGCCGCGAGCGGGACCGAAGCGCACGAACACGCGTCCCGGCTGTTCGGCTGGTACGCCGCCGACGTCTGGCTCTGTCCGGCCGAGGAAGTCGAACGGTACTCGACGCGCGGCCTCGCGGACGACGCCGCCGAACGGTCCGACGAGGCCGGCGGAGACGACGATGACGGCGACGGCGACGGCGAGGCCGACGACGAGAGCGAGGAACCGCGCGTCTACAAGGAGACCGCGGGTGCCTCGGAGGTGAACAGCCTGTGA
- a CDS encoding pterin cluster protein, which produces MDSNRAVTAAEERAGGTATDRPSAPATDRDAATTTVTVRCTGHVRDAVGTHELEFTFEGDRLRDFLESFFEEYDLEDMLIAETEADATHSGWAPVPDDLPGTWRKNPEGEQTRPYARVCINGRFNEHLGGFEAELTEDDRVALIYPFMFCC; this is translated from the coding sequence ATGGACTCCAATCGAGCCGTGACCGCCGCCGAGGAGCGAGCGGGCGGGACCGCCACCGACCGACCGTCGGCCCCGGCCACCGACCGAGACGCTGCCACGACGACCGTCACCGTGCGCTGTACCGGCCACGTCCGCGACGCCGTCGGCACGCACGAACTCGAGTTCACCTTCGAGGGCGACCGACTCCGGGACTTCCTCGAGTCGTTCTTCGAGGAGTACGACCTCGAGGACATGCTCATCGCCGAAACCGAGGCGGACGCGACCCACAGCGGCTGGGCACCGGTGCCCGACGACCTGCCCGGCACGTGGCGCAAGAACCCGGAGGGCGAACAGACGCGGCCGTACGCGCGGGTCTGCATCAACGGGCGGTTCAACGAGCACCTCGGCGGGTTCGAGGCCGAACTCACCGAGGACGACCGCGTCGCGTTGATCTATCCGTTCATGTTCTGTTGCTGA
- a CDS encoding catalase: MADNDSTHDERDDERPDATDGESVQSGDRDDGSNRDETVTDGSEHRPTTNGGSDGESRPDSGSGRAGSSDGDDVDENSKQEQLEEVRENSEGEELTTDHGVKVSDTDNSLKAGERGPTIMEDFHFREKMTQFDHESIPERVVHARGSGAHGYFQPYEDADLGEYDDIEELTKAKVLTDSDQKTPVFTRFSTVVGSRGSPDTVRDVRGFATKFYTEEGNWDLVGNNIPVFFIQDAMEFPDLIHAIKPEPDDAVPQASSAHDTFWDFASLKPEITHMVMWVLSGRALPRAYRMMQGFGVHTFRLVNDEGDARFVKFHWTPALDTSQLVWDETQKIAGKNPDFNRMDLYDVIESGYELEWELGVQIFDEDEAAEFDFDVLDPTKIVPESEVPVRPIGKMVLNETPDNFFAEVEQVAFHPGNVVPGIDFTNDPLLQGRLFSYQDTQLNRFNSANWDEIPINRPITERHNNQRAGFMRQEINEGKASYKPNSIGDDQPAEAPEDEGGYEHFAEKISGEKIRNRSESFMDHFSQARLFWNSMTESEKQNIVDAARFELGKVDRMEIRERMVYDLFNNVDHEFAKRVAEGIDVDPPEEPGDEMPTHDREDSRLSIEERRDADSIETRKIAVLVDDGYDGEALETVTSTLEDEGARVNIVSKTLGDKESESGDSIAADESHATAESVLFDAVFVPGGEDSVDALLEQGDAKHFVAETFKHKKPIAAAGEGTELLETVELPDVEIADDGETVSSDGVVTGRDDDLEAFAEAFVDAIAEHRHWERSPKEVPA, from the coding sequence ATGGCAGACAACGACTCAACCCACGACGAGCGAGACGACGAACGGCCGGACGCGACCGATGGCGAATCGGTGCAATCCGGCGACAGGGACGATGGATCGAACCGCGACGAGACGGTGACCGACGGCTCGGAGCACCGGCCGACGACGAACGGCGGTTCCGACGGTGAATCGCGACCCGACTCCGGATCGGGCCGGGCCGGCAGCAGCGACGGTGACGATGTCGACGAGAACAGCAAGCAAGAGCAGCTCGAGGAGGTCCGCGAGAACTCCGAGGGCGAAGAGCTGACGACCGACCACGGCGTCAAGGTCAGCGACACGGACAACTCCCTGAAGGCCGGCGAGCGCGGGCCGACGATCATGGAGGACTTCCACTTCCGGGAGAAGATGACCCAGTTCGACCACGAGTCGATCCCGGAACGGGTCGTCCACGCCCGCGGATCGGGCGCTCACGGCTACTTCCAGCCCTACGAGGACGCCGATCTCGGCGAGTACGACGACATCGAGGAGTTGACGAAAGCGAAGGTGCTGACCGATTCCGACCAGAAGACGCCCGTCTTCACCCGGTTCTCGACGGTCGTCGGCTCGAGAGGGTCGCCCGACACGGTTCGGGACGTCCGCGGGTTCGCGACCAAGTTCTACACCGAGGAGGGCAACTGGGATCTGGTCGGGAACAACATCCCCGTCTTCTTCATTCAGGACGCGATGGAGTTCCCCGATCTGATCCACGCGATCAAACCCGAGCCCGACGACGCCGTCCCGCAGGCCTCGTCGGCCCACGACACCTTCTGGGACTTCGCCTCACTCAAGCCCGAGATCACCCACATGGTCATGTGGGTGCTGTCGGGACGGGCCCTACCCCGCGCCTACCGCATGATGCAGGGCTTTGGCGTCCACACCTTCCGGCTGGTCAACGACGAGGGCGACGCACGGTTCGTCAAGTTCCACTGGACGCCGGCACTCGACACCAGCCAACTCGTCTGGGACGAGACCCAGAAGATCGCCGGCAAGAACCCCGACTTCAACCGGATGGACCTCTACGACGTCATCGAGTCGGGCTACGAACTCGAGTGGGAACTGGGCGTCCAGATCTTCGACGAGGACGAGGCCGCCGAGTTCGACTTCGACGTCCTCGACCCGACCAAAATAGTCCCAGAGAGCGAGGTGCCGGTGCGTCCGATCGGGAAGATGGTGCTCAACGAGACGCCGGACAACTTCTTCGCGGAGGTCGAGCAGGTCGCGTTCCACCCGGGCAACGTCGTGCCGGGGATCGACTTCACGAACGATCCGCTCCTGCAGGGCCGGCTCTTCTCCTATCAGGACACCCAGCTCAACCGATTCAACAGCGCCAACTGGGACGAGATCCCGATCAACCGCCCCATCACCGAGCGGCACAACAACCAGCGGGCCGGCTTCATGCGCCAGGAGATCAACGAGGGGAAGGCCTCCTACAAGCCCAACTCGATTGGCGACGACCAGCCCGCGGAGGCCCCCGAAGACGAGGGCGGCTACGAGCACTTCGCCGAGAAAATCTCCGGCGAGAAGATCCGCAATCGCAGCGAGAGCTTCATGGATCACTTCTCGCAGGCCCGACTGTTCTGGAACAGCATGACCGAGTCCGAGAAGCAGAACATCGTCGACGCGGCTCGCTTCGAACTCGGGAAGGTCGATCGCATGGAGATCCGCGAGCGGATGGTCTACGACCTGTTCAACAACGTCGACCACGAGTTCGCCAAACGGGTCGCGGAGGGCATCGACGTCGATCCGCCGGAGGAGCCCGGCGACGAGATGCCGACGCACGACCGCGAGGACTCCCGCCTGAGCATCGAGGAACGCCGCGACGCCGACTCCATCGAGACCCGCAAGATCGCCGTCCTCGTCGACGACGGCTACGACGGCGAGGCCCTCGAGACGGTCACGTCGACGCTAGAAGACGAGGGCGCTCGCGTGAATATCGTCTCGAAGACACTCGGCGACAAGGAATCCGAGAGCGGCGACTCGATCGCGGCCGACGAGAGTCATGCGACCGCCGAGTCGGTGCTGTTCGACGCCGTCTTCGTCCCCGGCGGCGAGGACAGCGTCGACGCGCTCCTCGAGCAGGGCGACGCCAAGCACTTCGTCGCGGAGACGTTCAAACACAAGAAACCGATCGCCGCCGCCGGCGAGGGAACCGAGCTGCTCGAGACGGTCGAACTACCGGACGTGGAGATCGCCGACGACGGCGAAACGGTCTCATCGGACGGCGTGGTGACGGGGAGGGACGACGACCTCGAGGCGTTCGCCGAGGCGTTCGTCGACGCGATCGCCGAGCACCGTCACTGGGAGCGGAGTCCGAAGGAAGTCCCCGCATAG
- a CDS encoding TIGR04053 family radical SAM/SPASM domain-containing protein translates to MRPGNLDTSERPFVLIWELTQACGLACDHCRADAKPQRHPDELSTAEGKELLEGAAEFGDGQLVVLSGGDPLVRDDVAELIAHGDDLGMRMTITPSGTGSLTADRIREMADAGLKRMAVSLDGASPESHDAFRGEDGSFEETIRAVEDARAAGVPVQVNTTVCRQTVSELPEIRELLTEIGAVMWSVFFLVPIGRGRVLEPIEPEWADAVMEWLAEVSDEEPFGVKTTEAPQYRRVAMQRQQGQASDDAEGDGSDGTPNPGIERRTGIVAGDGFGFVSHTGEVFPSGFLPESAGNVRDRPVTELYRDSELFQSLRDRDQLSGKCGACPYRNVCGGSRSRAFAHTGDPLASDPLCPFVPEEYDGPLPWDDADGGARSVSSGD, encoded by the coding sequence ATGCGCCCCGGCAATCTCGATACGTCCGAGCGACCGTTCGTCCTCATCTGGGAACTCACGCAGGCCTGCGGGCTCGCCTGCGATCACTGCCGCGCCGACGCGAAACCCCAGCGCCACCCCGACGAACTCTCGACGGCCGAAGGGAAGGAACTGCTCGAGGGAGCCGCCGAGTTCGGCGACGGCCAACTGGTCGTGCTCTCGGGGGGCGACCCTCTCGTCCGCGACGATGTCGCGGAGCTGATCGCCCACGGCGACGACCTCGGAATGCGGATGACGATCACGCCGAGCGGAACCGGCTCGCTGACCGCCGATCGGATCCGAGAGATGGCCGACGCGGGGCTCAAACGGATGGCGGTGAGCCTCGACGGTGCCTCGCCGGAGAGCCACGACGCCTTCCGCGGCGAGGACGGCAGCTTCGAGGAGACGATCCGCGCCGTCGAGGACGCCCGCGCGGCCGGCGTCCCCGTACAGGTAAACACCACCGTCTGCCGCCAGACGGTCTCCGAGCTCCCCGAAATTCGAGAGCTGCTGACCGAAATCGGAGCGGTCATGTGGAGCGTCTTCTTCCTCGTCCCGATCGGGCGCGGGCGGGTCCTCGAGCCGATCGAGCCCGAGTGGGCCGACGCGGTGATGGAGTGGCTGGCCGAGGTCAGCGACGAGGAACCGTTCGGCGTCAAGACGACCGAGGCACCCCAGTATCGGCGGGTCGCGATGCAGCGCCAGCAAGGGCAAGCGAGCGACGATGCCGAGGGAGATGGCAGCGACGGGACGCCGAATCCCGGTATCGAGCGCCGGACCGGCATCGTCGCGGGCGACGGCTTCGGCTTCGTCAGCCACACGGGGGAGGTGTTCCCCTCCGGGTTCCTGCCGGAATCGGCCGGCAACGTCCGCGACCGGCCGGTCACCGAACTCTATCGGGACTCCGAGCTGTTCCAGTCGCTCCGGGACCGCGATCAGCTCTCGGGCAAGTGCGGTGCCTGTCCGTATCGCAACGTCTGTGGCGGCAGTCGCTCCCGGGCCTTCGCCCACACCGGCGACCCGCTGGCGAGCGATCCGCTCTGCCCGTTCGTCCCCGAGGAGTACGACGGGCCGTTACCGTGGGACGACGCCGACGGCGGGGCTCGCAGCGTCTCGAGCGGGGACTGA
- a CDS encoding CGCGG family rSAM-modified RiPP protein, translated as MTEDVSGVEPVTRNEHAASWSANLEGPEHAADRDLIVEEAKDAVASTADGYHVNLVTHGDHGHPETYLWDDLEAAFEGVRLEYVDRCGCGGHVTRVHVGDE; from the coding sequence ATGACCGAAGATGTCTCCGGCGTCGAACCCGTGACGCGCAACGAGCACGCGGCTTCGTGGTCGGCGAACCTCGAGGGGCCCGAACACGCCGCGGACCGGGACCTGATCGTCGAGGAGGCCAAAGACGCCGTCGCCTCGACGGCCGACGGCTACCACGTCAACCTCGTCACTCACGGCGACCACGGCCACCCCGAGACGTACCTCTGGGACGACCTCGAGGCCGCGTTCGAGGGAGTTCGACTCGAGTACGTCGACCGGTGTGGCTGTGGCGGACACGTCACCCGCGTCCACGTCGGCGACGAGTGA
- a CDS encoding acetyl-CoA carboxylase biotin carboxylase subunit, producing the protein MFRKVLVANRGEIAVRVMRACEELNIGTVAVYSEADSDSGHVRYADEAYNVGPARAADSYLDHEAVIEAARKADADAIHPGYGFLAENAEFAGKVEEVEGITWIGPSSDAMESLGEKTKARTIMNEADVPIVPGTTDPVTDPEAVKEFGEKHGYPIAIKAEGGGGGRGMKVVWDESEVEDQLESAQREGEAYFDNDSVYLERYLEKPRHIEVQIVADQHGNVRHLGERDCSLQRRHQKVIEEGPSAALTDELREKIGEAARRGVAAADYTNAGTVEFLVEEEPGRDGPLGPDANFYFLEVNTRIQVEHTVTEEITGIDIVKRQITVAAGEEIDFAQDDVDIDGHAMEFRINAENAANDFAPATGGTLETYDPPGGVGVRLDDALRQGDELVTDYDSMIAKLVVWGEDRDECIERSLRALREYEIAGIPTIIPFHRLMLTDEEFVQSTHTTKYLDEELDESRIEEAQAQWGGDTGDGGASDDEESVEREFTVEVNGKRFEVELEEHGAPAIPTGDVDAGGAQASRPEPAGGESGGGSELEGEGETVDAEMQGTILDVKVDEGDDVAAGDVLVVLEAMKMENDIVASKGGTVTQIAVEEDQSVDMGDTLVVLE; encoded by the coding sequence ATGTTCAGGAAGGTTCTCGTGGCGAACCGCGGGGAAATCGCCGTCCGCGTCATGCGGGCGTGCGAAGAGTTGAACATCGGGACCGTCGCCGTCTACTCCGAGGCCGATTCGGACTCGGGGCACGTGCGCTACGCCGACGAAGCGTACAACGTGGGGCCGGCGCGTGCGGCCGACTCCTATCTCGATCACGAGGCCGTCATCGAGGCCGCGCGGAAGGCCGACGCCGACGCCATCCACCCGGGCTACGGCTTCCTCGCGGAGAACGCCGAGTTCGCTGGCAAGGTCGAGGAGGTCGAGGGGATCACGTGGATCGGCCCCTCGAGCGACGCGATGGAGTCGCTGGGCGAGAAGACCAAGGCTCGTACGATCATGAACGAGGCCGACGTGCCGATCGTCCCCGGGACCACCGACCCCGTCACCGACCCCGAAGCGGTCAAAGAGTTCGGCGAGAAACACGGCTACCCGATCGCCATCAAGGCCGAGGGCGGCGGCGGCGGCCGCGGGATGAAGGTCGTCTGGGACGAAAGCGAGGTCGAGGACCAACTCGAGAGCGCCCAGCGCGAGGGCGAGGCCTACTTCGACAACGACTCCGTGTATCTCGAGCGCTACCTCGAGAAGCCCCGCCATATCGAGGTCCAGATCGTCGCCGACCAGCACGGGAACGTGCGCCACCTCGGCGAACGTGACTGCTCGCTGCAGCGACGCCACCAGAAGGTCATCGAAGAAGGACCATCGGCGGCGCTGACGGACGAACTCCGCGAGAAGATCGGCGAGGCCGCCCGCCGCGGCGTCGCCGCGGCCGACTACACCAACGCCGGCACGGTCGAGTTCCTCGTCGAGGAAGAGCCGGGTCGCGACGGCCCGCTCGGCCCCGACGCGAACTTCTACTTCCTCGAGGTCAACACGCGGATTCAGGTCGAGCACACGGTCACCGAGGAGATCACCGGGATCGACATCGTCAAGCGCCAAATCACGGTCGCCGCGGGCGAGGAGATCGACTTCGCACAGGACGATGTCGACATCGACGGCCACGCGATGGAGTTCCGAATCAACGCCGAGAACGCGGCCAACGACTTCGCGCCCGCGACCGGCGGGACCCTCGAGACGTACGATCCGCCGGGCGGCGTCGGCGTTCGACTCGACGACGCCCTGCGGCAGGGCGACGAACTCGTCACCGATTACGACTCGATGATCGCCAAACTCGTGGTTTGGGGCGAGGACCGCGACGAGTGTATCGAGCGCTCGCTGCGCGCGCTGCGGGAGTACGAGATCGCGGGCATCCCGACGATCATCCCGTTCCACCGGCTGATGCTCACCGACGAGGAGTTCGTCCAGAGCACGCACACGACGAAGTACCTCGACGAAGAACTCGACGAGAGCCGCATCGAGGAGGCCCAAGCGCAGTGGGGCGGCGACACCGGCGACGGCGGTGCGAGCGACGACGAGGAGTCCGTCGAACGCGAGTTCACCGTCGAGGTCAACGGCAAGCGCTTCGAGGTCGAACTCGAGGAACACGGCGCGCCCGCGATCCCGACCGGCGACGTCGACGCCGGCGGCGCACAGGCCAGCCGACCGGAGCCGGCGGGCGGGGAAAGCGGCGGCGGGTCCGAACTCGAGGGCGAGGGCGAGACCGTCGACGCCGAGATGCAGGGGACGATCCTCGACGTCAAAGTCGACGAGGGTGACGATGTCGCGGCCGGCGACGTGCTGGTCGTCCTCGAGGCCATGAAGATGGAAAACGACATCGTCGCCTCGAAGGGCGGCACCGTCACCCAGATCGCCGTCGAGGAGGACCAGAGCGTCGACATGGGCGATACGCTGGTCGTCCTCGAGTAA
- a CDS encoding TIGR04347 family pseudo-SAM/SPASM protein, with amino-acid sequence MISISKLLCDLDAEGDGLRYDAADESDKPQITEEKQRRPVVVWNTTRRCNLYCSHCYAGAETDPATGEFTTAEAKSFLDQLADFGAPVILLSGGEPLVRDDLVELVSYAADRGLRPVLSSNGTLLTPEKAAALRDAGLQYAGISVDGLPERNDRFRGEDGAFDAAVRGIENCLEAGLKTGLRYTITEANAPDLEGVVELLVDKGLDRFCFYHLDYGGRGAEIVDADLSPRAKREAIEQVADLTLEYHDRGEEIETLLVGNYADAAFLVEYAREHFGEAKARAVYDHLERNGGDPTGERIADVDYQGNVHPTQFWQGYSLGNVRDRPFGEIWDDESNPLLEALRNREERLKGKCADCQYQSICRGASRLRALATAGDLFAPDPQCYLSDDEVRDEGSGPVAGGAAD; translated from the coding sequence GTGATCTCGATCAGCAAACTGCTCTGTGATCTCGACGCCGAGGGCGACGGCCTGCGCTACGACGCGGCCGACGAGTCGGACAAGCCCCAGATCACCGAGGAGAAACAGCGGCGACCGGTCGTCGTCTGGAACACGACCCGTCGATGCAACCTCTACTGCTCGCACTGCTACGCCGGAGCCGAGACCGACCCCGCGACCGGCGAGTTCACGACGGCCGAGGCGAAGTCATTCCTCGACCAACTCGCGGACTTCGGCGCACCCGTCATCCTCCTCTCCGGCGGTGAACCGCTCGTGCGCGACGATCTGGTCGAACTCGTCTCCTACGCCGCGGACCGCGGGCTCCGCCCCGTCCTCTCTTCGAACGGCACCCTGCTCACCCCCGAGAAAGCCGCGGCGCTCCGCGACGCCGGGCTGCAGTACGCCGGCATCTCGGTCGACGGCCTCCCGGAGCGAAACGACCGGTTCCGGGGCGAAGACGGCGCGTTCGACGCCGCCGTCCGGGGTATCGAGAACTGCCTCGAGGCCGGGCTCAAGACCGGGCTGCGGTACACGATCACCGAGGCGAACGCGCCGGACCTCGAGGGGGTCGTCGAGCTACTGGTCGACAAGGGCCTCGACCGGTTCTGTTTCTACCACCTCGATTACGGCGGTCGCGGGGCCGAGATCGTCGACGCCGACCTCTCGCCCCGAGCGAAGCGCGAGGCGATCGAGCAGGTGGCCGATCTCACGCTCGAGTACCACGACCGCGGCGAGGAGATCGAGACGCTGCTGGTTGGCAACTACGCCGACGCGGCCTTCCTCGTGGAGTACGCCCGCGAGCACTTCGGCGAGGCGAAGGCCCGGGCGGTCTACGACCACCTCGAGCGAAACGGCGGCGACCCGACCGGCGAGCGGATCGCCGACGTGGACTATCAGGGTAACGTCCACCCGACACAGTTCTGGCAGGGGTACAGTCTGGGCAACGTCCGCGACCGTCCGTTCGGCGAGATCTGGGACGACGAGTCGAACCCGCTGCTCGAGGCGCTTCGGAACCGCGAGGAGCGCCTGAAAGGGAAGTGTGCGGACTGTCAGTATCAGTCGATCTGTCGCGGCGCGTCGCGGCTGCGGGCGCTCGCCACGGCGGGCGACCTCTTCGCCCCCGATCCGCAGTGTTACCTCAGCGACGACGAGGTACGCGACGAGGGTTCGGGACCGGTCGCCGGCGGTGCCGCGGACTGA
- a CDS encoding SPFH domain-containing protein: protein MYELAPGPLQTQSVLEDPLLLIGGAVLVLAVITVWQMVEIVDAYNRAALTVFGEYRKLLEPGLNIVPPFVSRIYTFDMRTQTIDVPSQEAITRDNSPVTADAVVYIRVMNAKRAFLEVDDYQRAVSNLAQTTLRAVIGDMELDDTLSRREMINERIRQELDEPTDEWGIRVESVEVREVTPSQGVKGAMEEQTSAERRRRAMILEAQGERRSAVEKAEGDKQSNIIRAQGEKQSQILESQGDAISTVLRARSAESMGERAVIDKGMETLGEIGQGESTTFVMPQELTSLVGRYGKHLSGSDVEGNGADLESLEFDEETRELIGLDDIAEIIGEIDEQAEMDVEAMEQEAQAIKEGEDMGSDAGPDPDESITMSETDDESELGSDSE, encoded by the coding sequence ATGTACGAACTGGCCCCCGGCCCGTTGCAGACGCAATCGGTGCTCGAGGACCCCCTGTTGCTCATCGGCGGAGCCGTGCTCGTCCTCGCGGTGATCACGGTCTGGCAGATGGTCGAGATCGTCGATGCCTACAACAGGGCGGCACTGACCGTCTTCGGGGAGTACCGCAAACTCCTCGAACCGGGGTTGAACATCGTGCCGCCGTTCGTCTCCCGGATCTACACGTTCGACATGCGGACCCAGACGATCGACGTGCCGAGTCAAGAGGCGATCACGCGGGACAACTCGCCGGTGACCGCCGACGCCGTCGTCTACATCCGAGTCATGAACGCAAAGCGCGCGTTCCTCGAGGTCGACGACTACCAGCGGGCGGTCTCGAATCTGGCCCAGACGACCCTGCGGGCCGTGATCGGCGACATGGAACTCGACGACACCCTCTCCCGGCGGGAGATGATCAACGAGCGCATCCGGCAGGAACTCGACGAACCCACCGACGAGTGGGGCATTCGCGTCGAGAGCGTCGAGGTCCGCGAGGTCACCCCCTCCCAAGGCGTCAAGGGAGCGATGGAGGAACAGACCTCCGCGGAGCGCCGCCGACGGGCGATGATCCTCGAGGCACAGGGCGAACGCCGCAGCGCCGTCGAGAAGGCCGAAGGTGACAAGCAGTCGAACATCATCCGCGCCCAGGGTGAAAAGCAGAGCCAGATCCTCGAGTCACAGGGCGATGCGATCTCGACCGTGCTGCGCGCCCGCTCGGCCGAATCGATGGGCGAACGTGCGGTCATCGACAAGGGGATGGAGACGCTGGGCGAGATCGGGCAAGGCGAGTCGACGACCTTCGTCATGCCCCAGGAACTCACCTCGTTGGTCGGCCGCTACGGCAAGCACCTCTCGGGCAGCGACGTGGAAGGCAACGGTGCCGACCTCGAGAGCCTCGAGTTCGACGAGGAGACCCGCGAACTGATCGGGTTAGACGACATCGCCGAGATCATCGGCGAGATCGACGAGCAAGCGGAGATGGACGTCGAGGCGATGGAACAGGAGGCACAGGCGATCAAGGAGGGCGAAGACATGGGTTCGGACGCGGGTCCGGACCCCGACGAGTCGATCACCATGTCCGAGACCGACGACGAGTCCGAACTCGGCTCCGACTCGGAGTAA
- a CDS encoding sodium:proton antiporter — translation MALELYNVGLVVLGVGLFGVALLPRFVSDRAISLPIFFVAFGMLVFGLPIGLPAPDPLEQGTTTEHLAELGVIIALMGVGLKIDRVPGLRAWASTWRLLAITMPLSIAGAALLGWWTGLVIPTAVLLGACIAPTDPVLASEVQVGGPGMGSEEEALEEAAGKEDEVRFALTSEAGLNDGLAFPFTNLAIAIALVGIAPGNWLGEWLLVDVGYRIVVGVIVGVVLGYLTARAVFATEPDTPVAESVQGLEAIAGTLLVYGATELVGGYGFIAVFVAALMVRHYERSHDYNRSLHEVSEFAEQVMMALIMLFFGGAIVGGLLEPLTLEAIAAAVAIVFLVRPLAGLIAFLGFDRDPAERVTIAFFGVRGIGSFYYLAHGLNEGAFPDADLLWATVGAVVLISIIVHGITATPAVRWLEKRAEARE, via the coding sequence ATGGCCCTCGAGCTGTACAACGTCGGTCTGGTCGTGCTCGGTGTCGGACTGTTCGGCGTCGCCCTGCTCCCCCGCTTTGTCTCCGATCGAGCGATCTCGCTGCCGATCTTCTTCGTCGCCTTCGGGATGCTCGTTTTCGGACTACCGATCGGCCTCCCCGCGCCCGACCCGCTCGAGCAGGGGACGACGACGGAACACCTCGCGGAGCTCGGGGTCATCATCGCCCTGATGGGCGTCGGACTGAAGATCGACCGCGTGCCGGGGCTGCGCGCGTGGGCGTCGACGTGGCGGCTGCTCGCGATCACGATGCCGCTGTCGATCGCCGGCGCGGCGCTGCTGGGCTGGTGGACCGGGCTCGTGATTCCGACCGCGGTCCTACTCGGCGCGTGTATCGCCCCGACGGATCCCGTGCTGGCGTCGGAGGTCCAGGTCGGCGGCCCGGGAATGGGCAGCGAAGAGGAAGCCCTCGAGGAGGCGGCCGGAAAGGAAGACGAGGTCCGATTCGCGCTCACCTCCGAGGCGGGACTGAACGACGGACTCGCGTTCCCGTTTACGAATCTGGCGATCGCGATCGCCCTCGTCGGGATCGCGCCCGGCAACTGGCTCGGCGAGTGGCTCCTCGTCGACGTCGGCTACCGGATCGTCGTCGGCGTGATCGTCGGCGTCGTCCTCGGCTATCTGACCGCTCGTGCCGTCTTCGCGACGGAGCCCGACACCCCCGTCGCGGAGTCGGTCCAAGGGCTCGAGGCGATCGCCGGCACCCTGCTCGTCTACGGTGCGACCGAACTCGTCGGCGGCTACGGCTTCATCGCGGTCTTCGTCGCCGCACTGATGGTCCGCCACTACGAGCGATCCCACGACTACAACCGGTCGCTTCACGAAGTCAGCGAGTTCGCCGAACAGGTGATGATGGCGCTGATCATGCTCTTTTTCGGCGGGGCGATCGTCGGCGGCCTCCTCGAGCCGCTCACGCTCGAGGCGATCGCGGCGGCGGTCGCGATCGTCTTCCTCGTCCGACCGCTCGCCGGGCTGATCGCGTTTCTCGGCTTCGACCGCGACCCCGCCGAACGGGTGACGATCGCCTTCTTCGGCGTGCGCGGGATCGGCTCGTTCTACTACCTCGCACACGGACTGAACGAGGGCGCGTTCCCCGACGCGGACCTCCTGTGGGCCACTGTCGGGGCGGTCGTCCTCATCTCGATCATCGTCCACGGCATCACCGCGACGCCGGCGGTCCGCTGGCTCGAGAAACGGGCCGAAGCCCGCGAGTGA